The DNA window AGCCCTTAGCTGGTAAATAGCCCTTAGCCGATAAATAGCCCTTAGCCCACTAAGAGCGATTAGAGCAAGAATAATAATAAAACCGCTTTAAAAGGATTCACCTTGACTATTAAAACCGATCTGCGCGCAGATCTTATATTGCTATTAACCGCTTTTATCTGGGGCCTCGCCTTTGTCTTTCAGCGTTCGGGAATGGACCATATTGGCCCCATCACCTTTACCTTTGGACGCTTTTTTATCGGCGCTGTCGCCATCCTGCCCCTCTGGTATTGGATGGAAAAACCGAAACAGGTTTTTGCCTTTAACAAGGTTAACAAGCAGGCCGCGCTGCTCGGACTGGTATTAACCGGCGGTATGCTTCTGCAACAGTGGGGTATGGTGTACACCACTGCCGGTCGCGCTGGCTTCTTAACCGGTGTCTATATTGTCTTTGTGCCCTTAATTGGTCTGTTTTTCCGCAATAAAACCGAGTGGCCCACTTGGATTGGTATGGTAATGGCCCTTGGCGGCCTCTATTTTATGGCGCAGATCGACAGCGATGAAATTTTTATCGGCGACATATTGGTGCTCGGCAGTTCGTTGCTCTTTGCCCTGCATATTATCTTTACCGGCATTATTGCCAATAACACCTCGCCGTTCCGCTTGATCTTTGTGCAGTTCTCCGTGGCCTCATTGATTACCGCTATCTTGGTGCCCATATTTGAAGGCTGGAACTGGCAGGGTATTTTAGATGCAGGCGTGGCCTTGCTCTATGTGGGTGTGTTGTCGTCAGCCGTGGGCTTTACCCTGCAGGTTGTGGGACAGCGCACGGCGCCTTCCTCTCACACTGCGATTATCCTTAGCTTTGAAGCAGTGTTTGCTGCGTTTTGTGGCTGGTGGATATTAGATGAAATACTCACCCGTCCGGAATTGATTGGCTGTGGTTTAATTCTGGCTGGAGGCTTGGTGTCACAGTTAAAATCATTGTTAACCGCGACACCGGGTGAGCCGATTAAGCATCCCCACGGGACGAATTAAGTTACTAGGTAGCCGGCTGATGGCACTTAGTTTATTGATCCGTTGTCATAGTTTGCGAAGTATATTTTTCAACAGGGAACAGTAGAGGGCAGATTATGAATAGACGTAAATGGTTACAGCAATTATCACTCGGTCTGATCGGCCTTGCCGGTGCCGCGAAACTTTGGGCCTTTGACAAATTGGAACTCTCCAAAGATCAGTGGCGTGAGCGTTTAACGCCATCCCAGTACCGTATTTTGCGCGATGGGGGCACAGAGCCATCTGGCAGTAGTAGGTTGAATGATGAGCATCGGGAGGGGCATTACCACTGTGCCGGTTGTGATCTTGCGCTGTTTAGCTCTGCAACAAAGTATGAGAGCGGCACTGGCTGGCCCTCGTTCTTTAACCATATAGATGGCCGTTTAGAGACCAAGATGGACTTTAAATTGATTTGGCCGCGCACTGAATACCATTGCGCTCGCTGCGGTGGTCATCAGGGCCACGTCTTTGACGATGGTCCCAAGCCTACTGGTCAGCGCTGGTGTAATAACGGTCTGGCGCTCACGTTTGTGCCCAAGGCATAATAAATTTATTCCATTAAGGGCGCTATATAACCCTTAATCACTTCCTTA is part of the SAR92 clade bacterium H455 genome and encodes:
- a CDS encoding DMT family transporter, with amino-acid sequence MTIKTDLRADLILLLTAFIWGLAFVFQRSGMDHIGPITFTFGRFFIGAVAILPLWYWMEKPKQVFAFNKVNKQAALLGLVLTGGMLLQQWGMVYTTAGRAGFLTGVYIVFVPLIGLFFRNKTEWPTWIGMVMALGGLYFMAQIDSDEIFIGDILVLGSSLLFALHIIFTGIIANNTSPFRLIFVQFSVASLITAILVPIFEGWNWQGILDAGVALLYVGVLSSAVGFTLQVVGQRTAPSSHTAIILSFEAVFAAFCGWWILDEILTRPELIGCGLILAGGLVSQLKSLLTATPGEPIKHPHGTN
- the msrB gene encoding peptide-methionine (R)-S-oxide reductase MsrB gives rise to the protein MNRRKWLQQLSLGLIGLAGAAKLWAFDKLELSKDQWRERLTPSQYRILRDGGTEPSGSSRLNDEHREGHYHCAGCDLALFSSATKYESGTGWPSFFNHIDGRLETKMDFKLIWPRTEYHCARCGGHQGHVFDDGPKPTGQRWCNNGLALTFVPKA